One Defluviitoga tunisiensis genomic window carries:
- the polX gene encoding DNA polymerase/3'-5' exonuclease PolX: MEKKEIVKILNEIGLLLELKGENPFKSRAYYNAARIIELLDEDIETIVKEDRLKDIKGIGEALNKKITELVLTGKLKYYEDLKASIPEGLIDMLKIPGLGPKRIRTIYEQLNITSVRELEYACLENRLLDLPGFGKKMQNNILKGIQFIKQFSSHFLYSEAYSQAVDYKEYLDAANVAKKTEIAGSLRRKKEIVKDIDILSASNSPNTVIDTFIKYPKVKEIVEKGDTKSSVILEDGIGVDLRVIKEYQFPYALHHFTGSKEHNTAMRHRAKKMGIKMNEYGIFKGEELIKCLNEEEIFFNLGLSFIPPELRENMGEIEAAEKGTIPNLVDNSDLKGILHVHTRYSDGTNSLKELVEATRNLGYSYLGVSDHSKSAYYANGLNEEQLFEQWKEIDNLNQIYNDFRIFKGIESDILPDGSLDFEDEILEKFDFVIASVHSNFNLNKQEMTERIIKALTNKYTTILGHPTGRLLLARNGYDIDMEKIIEIASSHGKIIEINSNPYRLDLDWRYIKYAKEKNVIFAICPDAHNIEGLSHITYGIGIAKKGWLEAKDVINTLDIESISKFLKDLKQ, from the coding sequence ATGGAAAAAAAAGAAATTGTTAAAATCTTAAACGAGATTGGATTATTGCTAGAACTTAAAGGAGAAAATCCTTTTAAATCTAGAGCTTATTATAATGCAGCTAGAATAATAGAACTTTTAGACGAAGACATTGAAACTATAGTAAAAGAAGACAGATTAAAAGATATAAAAGGAATCGGTGAAGCTCTTAATAAAAAGATTACTGAATTAGTTCTAACTGGAAAATTAAAGTATTATGAAGATCTAAAAGCATCTATTCCTGAAGGATTAATAGATATGCTTAAAATTCCAGGTTTAGGCCCAAAAAGAATTAGAACAATATACGAACAATTAAATATTACCTCGGTAAGAGAATTAGAGTATGCATGCTTGGAAAACAGGCTTTTAGATCTTCCAGGATTTGGAAAAAAGATGCAGAATAACATTTTAAAAGGTATACAATTCATAAAACAATTCAGCAGCCATTTTTTATATTCAGAAGCGTATTCACAAGCTGTAGATTATAAAGAATATCTAGATGCTGCAAATGTTGCCAAAAAAACTGAAATAGCTGGAAGCCTAAGAAGAAAAAAAGAAATAGTGAAAGATATAGATATTTTATCTGCCTCAAATTCTCCAAACACTGTCATTGATACTTTTATAAAATATCCAAAAGTTAAGGAGATTGTTGAAAAAGGTGATACAAAAAGTAGCGTTATTTTAGAAGATGGTATAGGAGTTGACCTTAGAGTAATAAAAGAGTACCAATTCCCATATGCCTTACATCATTTTACTGGAAGTAAAGAGCATAATACAGCTATGAGACATAGAGCAAAAAAAATGGGAATAAAAATGAATGAATATGGTATTTTCAAGGGAGAAGAACTCATAAAATGCCTAAACGAAGAAGAAATTTTCTTTAATTTAGGTCTCTCGTTTATTCCACCCGAATTAAGGGAAAATATGGGAGAAATTGAAGCAGCTGAAAAAGGAACTATACCTAATTTAGTTGACAACAGCGACCTTAAGGGTATTTTACATGTACATACACGTTATAGTGATGGTACCAACTCTCTAAAAGAATTAGTTGAGGCGACCAGAAACCTAGGATATTCATATCTTGGTGTTTCAGATCATAGTAAATCAGCGTATTATGCAAATGGCCTTAATGAAGAACAATTATTCGAACAGTGGAAAGAAATTGATAATTTAAACCAAATTTATAATGATTTTAGAATTTTTAAAGGAATAGAATCTGATATTCTACCAGACGGATCTCTTGATTTTGAAGATGAAATATTAGAAAAGTTTGATTTTGTTATAGCCTCTGTTCATTCAAATTTTAATTTGAATAAACAAGAAATGACAGAGAGAATAATAAAAGCATTAACAAACAAATACACTACAATTCTCGGACATCCTACTGGTCGTTTGCTTCTTGCACGTAACGGTTACGATATTGATATGGAAAAAATAATTGAGATAGCATCATCACACGGAAAAATAATTGAAATCAATTCAAATCCATATAGACTTGATTTAGATTGGAGATATATAAAGTATGCTAAAGAAAAAAATGTAATTTTCGCAATATGCCCAGATGCACACAATATTGAAGGATTGAGCCATATAACTTATGGAATAGGAATCGCAAAAAAAGGATGGCTTGAAGCTAAAGATGTAATAAATACTCTTGATATTGAAAGTATTTCAAAGTTTTTAAAAGACCTAAAACAATAA
- a CDS encoding acylphosphatase: MISKKWLLSGRVQGVGLRYFIKVNAQRLKLEGYVKNLSDGRVEVVVQGEEDKVDLLKSLILRGNGFSIVRYIEEEDLPIGEYGEFHVEY, translated from the coding sequence ATGATAAGTAAAAAATGGCTTTTAAGTGGTAGGGTACAAGGTGTTGGATTAAGATATTTTATAAAAGTCAACGCCCAAAGATTAAAACTTGAAGGATATGTTAAGAATTTGAGTGACGGTAGAGTAGAAGTTGTTGTCCAGGGTGAAGAGGATAAAGTTGATTTGTTAAAATCACTCATCTTAAGAGGTAATGGATTTAGTATAGTTAGATACATTGAAGAAGAAGATCTCCCTATTGGAGAGTATGGTGAATTTCACGTAGAATATTAA
- the guaB gene encoding IMP dehydrogenase — translation MEEYLTFDDVLLLPQESSVLPSQIDTTSRLVKNIFLKIPFLSAAMDTVTEYKMAKAMAREGAVGVIHKNLSIEQQAYEVSKVKRTENGIIYDPITIGPNTTIKEAENIMKEYGIGGLPVVDKDLTLLGILTNRDIRFERNSNNKAKDLMTPFEHLIVAGPHITLEEAREILHHNKIEKLPIIDGERKIIGLITIKDIISVIENPNATRDDKGRLVVGAAVGVSDGLVRTEELVKAGVDFVVLDSAHGHSKNIMQMLKAIKERFPELPVIAGNIATAQAAKDLIECGADALKVGIGPGSICTTRVISGVGVPQLSAIMKVSEVANKYNVPIIADGGIRFSGDIVKALAAGASTVMMGNIFAGTEEAPGETIIYQGRKFKSYRGMGSLAAMEKGSKDRYFQENVPNEKLVPEGVEAMVPYKGEVKDVIVQLIGGVKAGMGYIGAENIEALKRRAEFIKITNASVIENHPHDVQITREAPNYFFS, via the coding sequence ATGGAAGAATACCTTACCTTTGATGACGTTTTATTATTACCTCAAGAAAGTTCCGTTTTGCCATCTCAAATTGATACTACTTCAAGATTAGTTAAAAACATTTTTCTTAAAATCCCTTTTTTATCCGCTGCAATGGATACAGTAACTGAATATAAAATGGCAAAGGCTATGGCTAGAGAAGGTGCTGTTGGGGTTATACATAAAAACTTATCAATTGAACAGCAAGCCTATGAAGTGTCAAAAGTTAAAAGGACAGAAAATGGTATAATTTATGACCCTATTACTATTGGACCAAATACAACTATTAAAGAAGCAGAAAACATTATGAAAGAATATGGCATTGGAGGATTACCGGTTGTTGATAAAGATTTAACTCTTCTTGGAATTCTTACTAACAGAGACATACGGTTTGAAAGAAATTCAAATAATAAAGCTAAAGACCTCATGACTCCCTTTGAGCATTTAATAGTGGCTGGTCCTCATATAACATTGGAAGAAGCAAGGGAAATTTTACATCATAATAAAATCGAAAAACTTCCAATTATTGATGGAGAACGCAAAATAATTGGATTAATTACTATCAAAGACATAATTTCAGTAATCGAAAATCCTAATGCAACTCGTGACGATAAAGGTAGACTTGTGGTTGGAGCTGCTGTTGGGGTTTCTGATGGCTTAGTCAGAACAGAAGAACTGGTAAAAGCTGGTGTAGATTTTGTAGTTTTAGATTCTGCTCATGGACATTCAAAAAATATTATGCAAATGCTTAAAGCAATAAAAGAAAGATTCCCTGAACTCCCTGTTATTGCTGGAAACATTGCAACTGCTCAAGCAGCAAAAGATTTAATCGAATGCGGAGCAGATGCTCTTAAGGTTGGAATTGGTCCAGGTTCTATTTGTACTACAAGAGTAATTTCAGGCGTTGGTGTCCCTCAACTTTCTGCTATTATGAAAGTGTCTGAAGTTGCAAATAAATACAATGTCCCTATAATTGCTGATGGTGGAATCAGATTTTCAGGAGATATAGTTAAGGCTCTTGCAGCTGGTGCTTCTACAGTAATGATGGGTAATATTTTTGCGGGTACTGAAGAAGCTCCTGGAGAAACTATCATTTATCAAGGCAGAAAATTCAAATCATATAGAGGAATGGGTTCTCTTGCCGCAATGGAAAAAGGAAGTAAAGATAGATATTTTCAGGAAAATGTGCCCAATGAAAAATTAGTCCCTGAAGGAGTAGAAGCAATGGTTCCATATAAAGGGGAGGTAAAGGATGTAATAGTTCAATTAATTGGTGGTGTTAAAGCAGGAATGGGTTATATTGGAGCTGAAAATATTGAGGCGTTAAAAAGAAGAGCTGAATTTATAAAAATCACAAATGCCAGTGTTATAGAAAATCATCCTCATGATGTACAGATAACCCGTGAAGCACCTAACTATTTCTTCTCCTAA
- the asnS gene encoding asparagine--tRNA ligase — MNTNWVYIKDLKNHVDELVEFRGWVWNKRSSGKIAFLQLRDGTGFIQGVAEKKDFDDETFEKIRKIKMETSVILRGIVKKDERSPFDVELSIKYIEIVHEPEEDYPISKKEHGIDFLMENRHLWIRSRRQFHILKIRNEVIKAIRDFFNENDFVLIDTPIFTGSIGESAGNTFQLDYFDYGKVYLAQTGQLYLEAAAMAFGKVFNLGPTFRAEKSKTRRHLIEFWMNEAEVAFYRHEDNIKLQESLVNFIVNRVLANCEEDLIEIGRDVDKLQKVSLPFDRITYREAVTFLNKKGFDIKFGDDFGADEETVIASQFEKPVFVEKYPRKIKAFYMQPSDEDPEVVMCDDLLAPEGYGEIIGGSERIWDEKLLIERLKECNLPVEEYKWYIDLRKYGSVPHSGFGLGVERTIAWICGLEHIREAIPFARTLYRVYP, encoded by the coding sequence ATGAATACAAACTGGGTTTATATAAAAGACTTAAAAAACCATGTAGATGAATTGGTAGAGTTTAGAGGTTGGGTTTGGAATAAAAGAAGCAGTGGTAAAATAGCTTTTTTACAGTTGAGAGATGGAACAGGTTTTATTCAAGGAGTAGCAGAAAAAAAGGATTTTGATGACGAAACATTCGAAAAAATACGGAAAATAAAAATGGAAACCAGTGTAATATTAAGAGGAATAGTGAAAAAAGATGAAAGGTCTCCATTTGACGTAGAATTGAGTATAAAATATATAGAAATTGTTCATGAACCTGAGGAAGACTATCCAATTTCTAAAAAAGAGCATGGTATCGATTTTTTGATGGAAAATAGGCATCTTTGGATACGCTCGAGACGGCAATTTCATATATTAAAGATAAGAAATGAAGTAATAAAAGCCATTCGAGATTTCTTTAATGAGAATGATTTTGTCTTGATTGACACTCCGATATTTACGGGATCAATTGGGGAATCTGCTGGTAACACTTTTCAATTAGACTATTTTGATTATGGAAAGGTTTATTTAGCTCAAACTGGGCAGCTTTATTTAGAAGCTGCTGCCATGGCTTTTGGAAAGGTTTTTAATTTGGGTCCAACATTTAGAGCTGAGAAATCAAAAACAAGAAGGCATTTAATAGAATTTTGGATGAATGAAGCAGAAGTTGCTTTTTATAGGCACGAAGATAATATTAAACTACAAGAAAGTTTAGTAAATTTTATTGTTAATAGAGTCTTAGCAAATTGTGAAGAAGATTTGATTGAAATTGGAAGGGATGTAGATAAACTGCAAAAAGTATCTCTACCATTTGATAGAATAACTTATAGGGAAGCTGTAACATTTTTAAATAAAAAGGGTTTTGATATTAAATTTGGAGATGATTTTGGTGCAGATGAAGAAACGGTAATCGCTTCACAATTTGAAAAACCAGTTTTTGTCGAAAAGTATCCACGAAAAATTAAGGCATTTTATATGCAACCGTCTGATGAAGATCCAGAAGTTGTGATGTGTGATGATTTACTAGCGCCTGAGGGTTATGGAGAAATTATTGGTGGTTCAGAAAGAATTTGGGATGAAAAATTGTTAATTGAACGATTGAAAGAGTGTAATTTACCTGTTGAAGAATATAAATGGTATATTGATTTAAGAAAATATGGGAGTGTTCCGCACAGTGGATTTGGTTTAGGAGTGGAAAGAACAATTGCTTGGATATGTGGTTTAGAACATATTAGAGAAGCGATTCCATTTGCAAGAACACTTTACAGGGTATATCCATAA
- the ruvB gene encoding Holliday junction branch migration DNA helicase RuvB: MLERNEELDKRFLDPNANSEDIGSKNLRPKYLNEFIGQDNIKKKLSVTIEAAKIRDDQVDHIVLAGPPGLGKTTLAHIIANEIGSNLHITSGPVIERAGDLAAMLTNLEKGDILFIDEIHRLNRSIEEILYSAMEDFQLDIVIGKGPSARSIRIDLQPFTLIGATTRLGLIAPPLRSRFGIVLEMDFYPPKDLQLIIQRSAVILNIEITEDAAFLLAQRARGTPRIANRLLKRIRDYVQVQNKNLIEVEDVINAMKLFEMDEDGLDKMDRKILKTIIENYEGGPVGINALASSLGIEPDSISEVYEPYLLQSGFIIRTPRGRVATKKSYKKFNLNKKLSDKDLSLWSEIDE, from the coding sequence ATGTTAGAAAGAAACGAAGAATTGGATAAGAGGTTTTTAGATCCTAATGCGAATAGTGAAGATATAGGATCTAAAAATCTAAGACCCAAATATTTAAATGAATTTATCGGTCAAGACAACATTAAGAAAAAATTGTCAGTTACTATTGAAGCAGCAAAGATTAGAGATGATCAAGTTGATCATATAGTGTTGGCAGGTCCGCCAGGTTTAGGAAAAACTACATTAGCACATATTATTGCAAATGAAATAGGTTCTAATTTACATATTACAAGCGGACCCGTTATTGAAAGAGCTGGAGATCTTGCTGCCATGCTTACTAATTTAGAAAAGGGAGATATTTTGTTTATTGACGAAATTCATAGGTTAAATAGATCTATAGAAGAAATATTGTATTCTGCTATGGAGGATTTTCAATTAGATATAGTGATTGGAAAAGGTCCATCTGCTAGATCTATTAGAATAGATTTACAACCATTTACTTTAATTGGTGCTACTACTAGATTGGGTTTAATAGCACCTCCATTAAGAAGTAGGTTTGGAATAGTTTTAGAAATGGATTTCTATCCTCCGAAGGATTTACAGTTGATCATACAAAGGAGTGCTGTTATCCTAAATATAGAAATTACGGAAGATGCTGCATTTCTTTTAGCTCAAAGAGCTAGAGGAACTCCTAGAATAGCGAATAGACTTTTAAAAAGAATTAGAGACTATGTTCAGGTTCAAAATAAAAATTTAATTGAGGTTGAAGATGTAATAAATGCTATGAAATTGTTTGAAATGGATGAAGATGGTTTAGATAAAATGGATAGGAAGATTCTTAAAACTATTATTGAAAATTATGAAGGTGGACCAGTTGGCATAAATGCTTTAGCTTCTTCTCTTGGGATCGAACCAGATTCAATTAGCGAAGTATATGAACCTTATCTTTTGCAATCGGGTTTTATTATAAGAACGCCTAGGGGAAGGGTCGCAACAAAGAAATCTTACAAAAAGTTTAATCTCAATAAAAAGTTATCAGATAAGGATCTCAGCTTGTGGAGTGAAATAGATGAATAA
- a CDS encoding YggS family pyridoxal phosphate-dependent enzyme, which yields MNNYLIDNLYSLKNEIREIAVKCGRDYESINIVAVSKNFSSEHIRTLYECGQKSFGENRAQEMIDKYNELKELDIDWHFIGRIQTNKIKYIVQLADYIHSVWRLKEIDEIQKRAESLNKIQKIFLEVNVSGEETKAGLKPSEVDDLIANIVKTDTYQNIEIIGLMTMAPYTDDETVIRRSFSDLRKIRDKLQSSYKTIKELSMGMSNDYKIAIEEGATYLRIGTRIFGERPYK from the coding sequence ATGAATAACTATTTAATAGATAACTTGTATAGCTTAAAAAATGAAATAAGAGAAATTGCTGTAAAGTGTGGCAGAGATTATGAGAGTATAAATATTGTTGCTGTTTCAAAGAACTTTTCTTCAGAACACATAAGAACATTGTATGAATGTGGCCAAAAGAGTTTTGGAGAAAATAGAGCTCAAGAAATGATAGATAAATATAATGAATTAAAGGAACTTGATATTGATTGGCATTTTATAGGTAGAATTCAAACAAATAAGATAAAGTATATAGTTCAATTAGCGGACTACATACATTCTGTTTGGAGATTAAAGGAGATTGATGAGATTCAAAAGAGGGCCGAATCACTTAATAAGATTCAAAAAATCTTTCTTGAAGTGAATGTGTCAGGTGAAGAAACTAAAGCTGGTCTGAAACCATCTGAAGTTGATGACTTAATAGCTAATATTGTAAAAACTGATACTTATCAAAATATTGAAATAATAGGTTTAATGACTATGGCGCCTTATACAGATGATGAAACTGTTATAAGAAGATCATTTTCTGATCTCAGAAAAATAAGGGATAAATTACAATCAAGTTATAAAACTATTAAAGAACTTTCAATGGGGATGTCCAATGATTATAAGATCGCTATCGAAGAGGGCGCTACATATCTAAGGATAGGTACAAGAATATTTGGTGAACGGCCTTATAAATAG
- a CDS encoding YggT family protein: MFILGNLFIAIGYVLRIVIIFFEFCIIVSSLLSFFMPYYNKFRGFVDSVSNIILNPIRRFIPTILGSFDFSPMIGLLLLIFLDRFLIQSLLDLGLRLG, encoded by the coding sequence ATGTTTATACTAGGAAATCTTTTTATTGCCATAGGATACGTACTTAGAATAGTTATTATTTTCTTCGAATTTTGTATTATAGTATCTTCTTTATTGAGTTTCTTTATGCCTTATTATAATAAGTTCCGGGGTTTTGTAGATTCTGTATCAAATATAATATTAAATCCCATTAGAAGATTTATTCCTACAATATTAGGAAGTTTTGATTTTTCTCCCATGATTGGTTTATTACTGTTAATATTTTTAGACAGGTTTCTTATTCAGAGTTTGTTAGATTTAGGTTTAAGATTGGGTTGA
- a CDS encoding NAD(+)/NADH kinase codes for MKVIIFYNPLKLFKKQLDEIIALFEKENIRVTGCFPAQSKITEEMASQSDYFVVFGGDGTVLKVAEKAAIFSKPIICLNTGNLGFLSAYSGDEIKELINDIKNGNLHFSKRYLLECSIGNKTYFVLNDVVLIKSQPLGTIDIEIKIDGSMLYSFLADGVIISTSTGSTAYALSAGGPIINPNLNVIEIVPLAAHALNVKPLIIEPTHKIEVFLKTLSHDFAYVTGDGDVLYQIKTNESFVVTGSEKYIKLAQKNNGYFFDALKQKLGFGRRFE; via the coding sequence ATGAAAGTTATAATTTTTTATAATCCTTTAAAATTATTTAAAAAGCAATTAGATGAGATTATTGCATTATTTGAAAAGGAAAATATAAGAGTCACTGGCTGTTTTCCTGCTCAATCAAAAATTACTGAAGAAATGGCTAGTCAGAGTGACTATTTTGTTGTTTTTGGAGGAGATGGGACAGTTTTGAAAGTTGCTGAAAAAGCAGCTATTTTCTCTAAGCCTATTATATGCCTTAATACAGGTAATTTGGGTTTTTTGAGTGCCTATTCAGGTGATGAGATCAAAGAATTAATAAATGATATAAAAAATGGAAATTTACATTTTTCCAAAAGATATCTGTTAGAATGCTCAATAGGAAATAAAACATATTTTGTATTAAATGACGTGGTATTGATTAAAAGCCAACCGCTGGGTACAATTGACATAGAAATAAAAATAGATGGTTCTATGTTGTACTCATTTTTAGCTGATGGGGTAATCATTTCTACCTCAACTGGTTCTACTGCTTACGCGTTATCTGCTGGTGGTCCTATTATTAATCCAAACCTAAATGTAATAGAGATAGTACCTTTGGCTGCTCATGCTTTGAACGTAAAACCATTAATTATCGAACCAACACATAAAATAGAAGTGTTTTTGAAGACTCTTTCTCATGATTTTGCTTATGTTACAGGAGATGGAGATGTGCTATATCAGATAAAAACCAACGAGTCATTCGTTGTAACAGGAAGCGAGAAATATATTAAATTAGCTCAAAAAAATAATGGATATTTTTTTGATGCATTAAAACAGAAATTAGGGTTTGGAAGAAGGTTTGAATGA
- a CDS encoding phosphate signaling complex PhoU family protein, with amino-acid sequence MKDEDTYKQVNKIGLNELVRYLNNVLRMGRIVQGMLYKFSDTYLERNIELSKQIVEQDDRLDLMEAELSYVGMHLLSSFNFTGIYLKACFMSLNLVHIFENVGDLFEKNAKINIDILNNPYVINSANFEDAINVTTDNFTNTLSMLSDFVNIEEKRLRTKEVLDIFFKKGKSVCMFHGEVYSLIKAYKSYLYKSKESVKVISLHLEILNNILIFSDLTTNIAENIIWALTGDFYKCRNNDLELFYCLGEE; translated from the coding sequence ATGAAAGACGAAGATACTTATAAACAAGTAAATAAGATAGGTTTAAATGAATTGGTAAGATATCTAAATAACGTTTTACGTATGGGAAGAATAGTACAAGGTATGTTATATAAATTTAGCGACACTTATTTAGAGAGAAACATTGAATTGTCCAAACAAATCGTAGAACAAGATGACAGACTTGATTTGATGGAGGCAGAGCTTAGCTATGTTGGTATGCATTTATTGTCTTCTTTTAATTTTACAGGTATTTATTTAAAAGCTTGCTTTATGAGCTTGAATTTAGTTCATATTTTTGAGAATGTAGGAGACTTATTTGAAAAAAATGCAAAAATTAACATAGACATTTTGAATAATCCTTATGTTATCAATTCTGCTAATTTTGAAGATGCAATCAATGTTACAACAGATAATTTTACTAATACATTATCGATGTTATCTGATTTTGTTAACATTGAGGAGAAAAGGCTAAGAACAAAAGAAGTTCTAGATATTTTTTTTAAAAAAGGGAAAAGTGTTTGCATGTTTCACGGAGAGGTATATTCACTAATAAAAGCTTATAAATCTTATCTTTATAAATCAAAAGAGTCTGTAAAAGTTATATCATTACATTTAGAAATACTAAATAATATCTTAATATTTTCTGACTTAACAACAAATATAGCAGAAAATATTATATGGGCGTTGACAGGAGATTTTTATAAATGCAGGAACAATGACTTAGAGCTTTTTTATTGTTTAGGAGAAGAATAA